The Aminithiophilus ramosus genome contains a region encoding:
- a CDS encoding DUF4412 domain-containing protein: MKTAAVRFFVILSLCLVAGGAWAANFEADMVIEGPMGAMTGKIYVKGDRQRQDMEGAMGRTGVITLGEDRSSLILLHDRKAYMEMEAAAFPMADMGGLDADSVPREGAAPEGMKMQNLGSETVAGYVCEKIRLVDEENGDVSTLIWFSHDLSMPLKAIHESPEGTSTVEYRNIVEGNVADDVFQVPEGYQKMEMGAF; this comes from the coding sequence GTGAAAACGGCAGCGGTACGATTCTTTGTGATCCTCTCTCTCTGCCTTGTGGCGGGGGGGGCCTGGGCGGCCAATTTCGAGGCCGACATGGTCATCGAGGGACCCATGGGGGCCATGACGGGGAAGATCTACGTCAAAGGAGACAGACAGCGTCAGGATATGGAGGGGGCCATGGGACGGACGGGCGTCATCACCTTGGGGGAGGACCGCTCGTCGCTCATTCTTCTTCACGACAGGAAGGCCTATATGGAGATGGAGGCCGCCGCCTTTCCCATGGCCGACATGGGGGGCCTCGATGCCGACTCGGTCCCCCGGGAGGGAGCGGCTCCGGAGGGGATGAAGATGCAGAATCTGGGCAGCGAGACCGTCGCCGGCTACGTCTGCGAGAAGATCCGTCTCGTCGACGAGGAGAACGGCGACGTCTCGACGCTGATCTGGTTCTCCCACGATCTCTCCATGCCCCTCAAGGCCATCCACGAATCGCCGGAGGGGACGTCGACGGTGGAGTATCGCAATATCGTCGAGGGCAACGTGGCCGACGACGTCTTTCAGGTACCCGAGGGCTACCAAAAAATGGAGATGGGAGCCTTTTGA